TCTTTCAATGGCATCGATATGACGGCGTCTGGCAATAAACTGGCCTTCGCCGCTTTGGTCAAACCCCATAATATCTTTTAAGTGTTGGGCGAGGGCTTCGATTCCTTGATTTAAGCTAGCGGATAATTTGAATACGGGCGTATCACCATGTTGTTCAAAACCTACTGACTCCCCTGATAGATCAATTTTATTACGCACCAAGGTTAAACCAATATTCTTAGGGAGTTTTTGCATAAATTCAGGCCAGATTTTATAGGGATCATTTTCTGTACTTTCACAGCTGTCCAACATAAACAGCACCCTGTCAGCTTTATTTATTTCTTGCCATGCCCGTTCGATACCAATCTGCTCAACTTTATCTTCGCTATCTCGTAAGCCTGCTGTGTCTATTATATGCAGTGGCATGCCATCTAGGTGAATATGCTCTTTCAATACATCGCGAGTGGTACCAGCAATATCCGTCACTATTGCTGCATCTCTACCTGCTAATGCATTTAATAAACTAGATTTACCCGCATTGGGCCTGCCTGCTATAACAACTTGCATGCCCTCACGTAATAGACTGCCTTGTTTAGCTTGTTGCTTTACTCGTTCAATTTGTTCAATGATATCGGCCAAATCCTTTGCCACTTTTCCGTCTGATAGAAAGTCAATTTCTTCATCAGGGAAGTCAATTGCGGCTTCCACATAGATGCGTAGATGAATAACCTGTTCAACGAGTTGGTGGATACGAGCGGAAAACTCCCCTTGTAACGAACGCATGGCACTTTTTGCTGCTTGTTCAGAACTGGCATCAATTAAGTCAGCTATAGCTTCAGCTTGGGCCAAATCCAATTTATCGTTTAAGAATGCCCGTTCACTAAATTCACCGGGTCTGGCCATACGTAATTTAGGGATACTCAATATACGTTTAATCAACAAATCAAGAATGATTTGTCCCCCATGCCCCTGTAGCTCAAGTACGTCCTCACCGGTAAAAGAATTTGGATTCTGGAAATACAGCGCTATCCCTTGATCTAGGGTCTCACCTTGCTCATCTTTAAAGGGTAAATAATGTGCTTGTCGTGGACTGATGGGATGACCCAATACTATTTTAGCGACTTCATTGGCAAGGGGACCTGATACCCGCACTATTCCCACGCCACCGCGGCCAGGTGCGGTGGCTTGAGCTACAATGGTATCATTGGACAAATCACTCATAATCTAACTTAGTCGCGAAAGTTGTTAAATTGTAAGGGTTGACCCACATCTTCGCTTTTCAGCAATGCAATTGCGCCTTGTAAATCATCTCGTTTCT
Above is a window of Aliiglaciecola sp. LCG003 DNA encoding:
- the mnmE gene encoding tRNA uridine-5-carboxymethylaminomethyl(34) synthesis GTPase MnmE; this translates as MSDLSNDTIVAQATAPGRGGVGIVRVSGPLANEVAKIVLGHPISPRQAHYLPFKDEQGETLDQGIALYFQNPNSFTGEDVLELQGHGGQIILDLLIKRILSIPKLRMARPGEFSERAFLNDKLDLAQAEAIADLIDASSEQAAKSAMRSLQGEFSARIHQLVEQVIHLRIYVEAAIDFPDEEIDFLSDGKVAKDLADIIEQIERVKQQAKQGSLLREGMQVVIAGRPNAGKSSLLNALAGRDAAIVTDIAGTTRDVLKEHIHLDGMPLHIIDTAGLRDSEDKVEQIGIERAWQEINKADRVLFMLDSCESTENDPYKIWPEFMQKLPKNIGLTLVRNKIDLSGESVGFEQHGDTPVFKLSASLNQGIEALAQHLKDIMGFDQSGEGQFIARRRHIDAIERAAEHLYIGHQQLHDNLAGELLAEELRLTQQALDEITGEFSSDDLLGRIFSSFCIGK